In the Streptomyces sp. BHT-5-2 genome, one interval contains:
- a CDS encoding cell division protein FtsQ/DivIB: MAGPTTARRGAKKSRSGPRPSPRPGGPRLRLPRPRLRRPGRRGVIIAVVLAALLGGFGAWALYGSDWLRLEGVRVTGTDVLTPEQVVAAASAPTGAPLASVDTDAVRRRLLARLPRLKSVDITRSWPHTLGLEVTERTPELLLRANGKFVEVDGEGVRFATVSHAPRGIPLLELTVSDSPSLHRFGTSRLLRAAVTVARDLPEAVRKDIRTLRMRSYDSVTLELPGGRTVMWGSSEQGAEKAKVLAELMKAARDAQHLDISVPSAPAVSGS, from the coding sequence GTGGCCGGACCGACCACCGCCAGGCGCGGAGCGAAGAAGTCGCGGTCCGGCCCGCGCCCTTCACCACGGCCCGGCGGCCCCCGCCTCCGGCTGCCGCGCCCGCGGCTCCGCCGTCCGGGCCGCCGCGGTGTGATCATCGCCGTGGTTCTCGCGGCGCTGCTGGGCGGGTTCGGCGCCTGGGCGCTCTACGGCTCGGACTGGCTCCGGCTGGAGGGCGTCCGGGTCACCGGCACCGACGTCCTCACGCCGGAGCAGGTGGTCGCCGCCGCGTCCGCCCCGACGGGCGCGCCGCTCGCCTCCGTGGACACCGACGCGGTGCGCCGCCGGCTGCTGGCCCGGCTCCCGCGCCTCAAGAGTGTTGACATCACCCGTTCCTGGCCGCACACCCTCGGACTGGAAGTGACCGAAAGGACGCCGGAACTGCTGCTGCGGGCGAACGGGAAGTTCGTGGAAGTGGACGGCGAGGGCGTCCGTTTCGCCACGGTGAGCCACGCGCCCCGCGGCATCCCGCTTCTGGAATTGACCGTTTCCGACTCCCCGAGCCTGCACCGTTTTGGAACCAGCCGCTTGCTGCGCGCCGCGGTCACCGTCGCCCGGGACCTCCCGGAGGCCGTCCGGAAGGACATCCGCACCCTCCGGATGCGCTCCTACGATTCCGTCACCCTCGAACTCCCAGGTGGCCGCACGGTGATGTGGGGCAGCAGCGAGCAGGGCGCCGAAAAGGCGAAGGTACTGGCCGAGCTGATGAAGGCCGCCCGTGACGCGCAGCACCTCGACATCTCGGTGCCCAGCGCGCCCGCGGTGTCCGGGAGTTGA
- the murG gene encoding undecaprenyldiphospho-muramoylpentapeptide beta-N-acetylglucosaminyltransferase, with product MHVVLAGGGTAGHIEPALALADALRRQDPTVGITALGTERGLETRLVPERGYELGLIPAVPLPRKPTPELITVPGRLRGTIKAAEQILERTKADCVVGFGGYVALPGYLAAKRLGVPIVVHEANARPGLANKIGSRYATYVAVSTPDSKLRGARYVGIPLRRSIATLDRAAMRPEARAAFGLDPNLPTLLVSGGSQGARRLNEVVQAAVPALQRSGIQVLHAVGPKNELPHVDNMPGMPPYVPVPYVDRMDLAYAAADMMLCRAGAMTVAELSAVGLPAAFVPLPIGNGEQRLNAQPLVNAGGGLLVDDAQLTPDWVQDNVLPVLGDPHRLYEMSRAAAEFGRRDADELLVGMVYDAIEQHRK from the coding sequence GTGCATGTCGTACTCGCCGGTGGGGGGACCGCCGGCCACATCGAGCCCGCGCTCGCCCTCGCGGACGCCCTGCGCAGGCAGGACCCGACCGTGGGGATCACGGCACTCGGCACGGAGCGCGGCCTGGAGACCCGGCTGGTCCCCGAGCGCGGCTACGAGCTGGGCCTGATCCCGGCGGTACCGCTGCCCCGCAAGCCCACCCCCGAACTCATCACCGTCCCCGGGCGGCTGCGCGGCACGATCAAGGCCGCCGAGCAGATCCTGGAGCGCACCAAGGCGGACTGCGTCGTCGGCTTCGGCGGCTATGTGGCGCTGCCCGGCTACCTGGCCGCCAAGCGACTCGGCGTGCCGATCGTCGTCCACGAGGCCAACGCCCGCCCCGGTCTGGCCAACAAGATCGGTTCGCGCTACGCCACGTACGTCGCCGTCAGCACCCCGGACAGCAAGCTGCGCGGCGCCCGCTATGTGGGCATTCCGCTGCGCCGCTCCATCGCCACCCTGGACCGCGCCGCGATGCGCCCCGAGGCGCGCGCCGCGTTCGGCCTCGACCCCAATCTGCCGACCCTGCTGGTGTCCGGCGGTTCCCAGGGCGCCCGCCGCCTGAACGAGGTCGTCCAGGCCGCGGTCCCGGCGTTGCAGCGCTCCGGCATCCAGGTGCTGCACGCGGTCGGCCCGAAGAACGAACTGCCGCACGTGGACAACATGCCGGGAATGCCCCCCTATGTCCCGGTACCGTACGTGGACCGGATGGATCTTGCGTACGCCGCGGCCGACATGATGCTCTGCCGCGCGGGCGCGATGACCGTCGCCGAGTTGTCCGCCGTCGGGCTCCCGGCCGCCTTCGTCCCGCTGCCGATCGGCAACGGCGAGCAGCGGCTCAACGCCCAGCCGCTGGTCAACGCCGGCGGTGGCCTGCTGGTCGACGACGCCCAGCTGACCCCGGACTGGGTGCAGGACAACGTGCTCCCGGTCCTGGGCGATCCGCACCGGCTGTACGAGATGTCCCGCGCGGCCGCCGAGTTCGGCCGCCGGGACGCCGACGAGCTGCTGGTCGGCATGGTCTACGACGCGATCGAGCAGCACCGCAAGTAG
- the ftsW gene encoding putative lipid II flippase FtsW, with translation MTARSAKPAPQRPARRTPAKVRPPRVVRTPPGPRGLYHRARRAWDRPLTAYYLILGAPLLITVLGLVMVYSASQIKALQSGLAPSYFFRKQLLAAAIGGGLLLLASRMPVRRHRSLAYPLLAGSVFLLGMVQIPGIGVSVNGNQNWLSLGGPFQVQPSEFAKLALVLWAADLLARKEEKRLLTQWKQLLVPLTPVTFLVLGLIMLGGDMGTTIILTAILFGLLWLAGAPTRLFAGVLGAATVLGLLLIKTSAHRMSRLACIGATDPGPGDQCWQAVHGIYALASGGLFGSGLGASMEKWGELPEPHTDFIFAITGEELGLAGTLSVLALFAALGYAGIRVAGRTEDPFVRYAAGGVTTWIMAQAVINIGAVLGLLPIAGVPLPLFSYGGSALLPTMFAVGLLIAFARDEPAARAALTARSARKPAPGRKSAGVRWKTMRRRVKRRPSGER, from the coding sequence ATGACCGCCCGATCGGCGAAGCCGGCGCCGCAGCGCCCGGCCCGCCGGACCCCCGCCAAGGTGCGCCCGCCGCGGGTCGTCCGGACGCCGCCCGGCCCGCGCGGGCTCTACCACCGGGCCCGGCGCGCCTGGGACCGTCCGCTCACGGCGTACTACCTCATCCTCGGTGCCCCCCTGCTGATCACCGTGCTGGGCCTGGTGATGGTCTACTCGGCCTCCCAGATCAAGGCCCTGCAGTCCGGTCTGGCGCCGTCGTACTTCTTCCGCAAGCAACTGCTGGCCGCCGCCATCGGCGGCGGGCTGCTGCTGCTCGCCTCCCGGATGCCGGTGCGCCGGCACCGGTCGCTGGCCTACCCGCTGCTCGCCGGCTCGGTCTTCCTGCTCGGCATGGTGCAGATCCCGGGCATCGGCGTCTCGGTCAACGGCAACCAGAACTGGCTCAGCCTGGGCGGCCCTTTCCAGGTGCAACCGAGCGAGTTCGCCAAGCTCGCGCTCGTCCTGTGGGCCGCCGACCTGCTGGCCCGCAAGGAGGAGAAGAGACTTCTGACGCAGTGGAAGCAGCTGCTGGTTCCACTGACGCCGGTGACATTTCTCGTACTCGGGCTGATCATGCTCGGCGGCGACATGGGCACCACGATCATCCTCACCGCGATCCTCTTCGGCCTGCTGTGGCTGGCCGGCGCCCCGACCCGGCTGTTCGCCGGGGTGCTGGGCGCCGCGACCGTGCTCGGCCTGCTGCTGATCAAGACCAGCGCCCACCGGATGTCCCGCCTCGCCTGCATCGGCGCGACCGATCCGGGCCCCGGCGACCAGTGCTGGCAGGCCGTGCACGGCATCTACGCGCTGGCCTCCGGCGGCCTCTTCGGTTCCGGCCTCGGGGCGAGTATGGAAAAATGGGGGGAACTCCCCGAACCGCACACCGACTTCATCTTCGCCATCACCGGGGAGGAACTGGGCCTGGCGGGGACGCTGTCGGTGCTCGCCCTCTTCGCGGCTCTAGGCTATGCGGGTATCCGCGTGGCCGGACGCACGGAGGACCCCTTCGTACGGTACGCAGCGGGTGGTGTGACCACCTGGATCATGGCCCAGGCCGTGATCAACATCGGTGCGGTGCTCGGCCTCCTGCCGATCGCCGGTGTCCCGCTCCCGCTGTTCTCCTACGGGGGCTCCGCCCTGCTGCCGACGATGTTCGCCGTCGGGCTGCTGATCGCCTTCGCGCGTGACGAGCCCGCCGCACGGGCGGCGTTGACGGCCCGGTCGGCGCGGAAGCCTGCTCCCGGCAGGAAATCGGCTGGGGTGAGATGGAAGACGATGAGACGGCGCGTTAAGAGGCGGCCGTCCGGAGAGCGGTGA
- the murD gene encoding UDP-N-acetylmuramoyl-L-alanine--D-glutamate ligase gives MTVYDPKAPEDFAGSHVTVAGLGVSGVPAARALAGLGARVTVVNGSDGERERAQAAELEKLGITVRLGDGETLPEGTEVVVTSPGWKPTSPLFLAAEKAGVPVWGDVELAWRLRGPDAAPWLAVTGTNGKTTTVRMLASILAAAGLRTAAVGNIGVPLVDVVLGEGRTDETAYDVLAVELSSYQLHWAPSVRAHSAAVLNLAPDHLDWHGSMAAYAADKGRIYEGNTVACVYNAADPATEELVREADVVEGCRAIGFTLGTPGPSQLGVVDGILVDRAFVENRQKQAQELAEIADIAPASGKAAPHNIANALAAAALARAFGVPATAVRDGLRAFHPDAHRIQHIADVAGVSYIDDSKATNTHAAEASLAAYGHIVWIAGGLAKGATFDDLVRTAAGRLRGVVLIGADRALIREALARHAPDVPVVDLDRTDTGAMSEAVREAARLAEPGDTVLLAPACASMDMFVNYNKRGEAFADAVGELAAASH, from the coding sequence GTGACCGTGTACGACCCGAAGGCTCCCGAGGACTTCGCCGGCAGCCACGTCACCGTGGCCGGCCTCGGCGTGAGCGGCGTCCCCGCCGCCCGTGCCCTGGCCGGCCTCGGCGCCCGCGTCACCGTCGTCAACGGCAGCGACGGCGAACGCGAACGGGCCCAGGCGGCCGAACTGGAGAAGCTCGGGATCACCGTCCGGCTCGGCGACGGCGAGACCCTCCCCGAGGGCACCGAGGTGGTGGTGACCTCCCCCGGGTGGAAGCCCACCAGCCCGCTCTTCCTGGCGGCCGAGAAGGCCGGCGTCCCGGTCTGGGGCGACGTCGAGCTGGCCTGGCGGCTGCGTGGTCCCGACGCGGCGCCCTGGCTGGCGGTCACCGGCACCAACGGCAAGACCACCACCGTCCGGATGCTCGCCTCGATCCTCGCCGCGGCCGGTCTGCGCACCGCCGCGGTGGGCAACATCGGCGTCCCGCTGGTGGACGTGGTGCTCGGCGAGGGCCGCACCGACGAGACGGCCTACGACGTCCTGGCCGTCGAGCTCTCCAGCTACCAGCTGCACTGGGCGCCGTCGGTGCGGGCGCACTCCGCCGCCGTCCTCAACCTCGCCCCGGACCACCTCGACTGGCACGGCTCCATGGCCGCATACGCCGCCGACAAGGGCCGGATCTACGAGGGCAACACCGTCGCCTGCGTCTACAACGCCGCCGACCCCGCGACCGAGGAACTGGTCCGCGAGGCCGACGTGGTCGAGGGCTGCCGGGCCATCGGCTTCACCCTCGGCACCCCCGGCCCCTCCCAACTCGGCGTCGTCGACGGCATCCTCGTCGACCGCGCTTTCGTGGAGAACCGGCAGAAGCAGGCCCAGGAGCTCGCCGAGATCGCGGACATCGCCCCCGCCTCCGGCAAGGCCGCCCCGCACAACATCGCCAACGCGCTGGCCGCCGCGGCACTGGCCCGCGCCTTCGGCGTCCCGGCCACCGCGGTCCGCGACGGACTGCGGGCCTTCCACCCGGACGCCCACCGCATCCAGCACATCGCGGACGTCGCCGGGGTCTCCTACATCGACGACTCCAAGGCCACCAACACCCACGCCGCCGAGGCGTCGTTGGCGGCGTACGGGCACATCGTCTGGATCGCCGGCGGACTGGCGAAGGGCGCCACCTTCGACGACCTGGTGCGTACGGCCGCCGGGCGGCTGCGCGGGGTGGTCCTGATCGGTGCCGACCGGGCGCTGATCCGTGAAGCGCTGGCGCGACACGCCCCGGATGTCCCGGTTGTCGACCTCGACCGGACCGACACTGGGGCGATGTCCGAGGCGGTCCGGGAGGCGGCCCGGCTGGCCGAGCCGGGCGACACCGTGCTGCTGGCCCCGGCCTGTGCCTCGATGGACATGTTCGTCAATTACAACAAGCGGGGCGAGGCGTTCGCCGACGCGGTGGGCGAGCTGGCCGCCGCGAGTCACTAG
- the mraY gene encoding phospho-N-acetylmuramoyl-pentapeptide-transferase — protein MKQILFSGTIGLFLTLIGTPLLIKLLAKKGYGQFIRDDGPRTHGSKKGTPTMGGISFILATIIAYALTKVITSSDPTFSGVLVLFLFAGMGLVGFLDDYIKIVKQRSLGLRAKAKMAGQLIVGIAFAVLSLQFADLRGATPASDRLSFTQDFGWQIGPVLFVLWALFMILAMSNGVNLTDGLDGLATGASVMVFGAYTFIGIWQHQESCANLITAGPGCYEVRDPLDLAVVASALMGACFGFLWWNTSPAKIFMGDTGSLALGGALAGLAICSRTEMLLAVLGGLFVLITMSVVIQVGSFRMTGKRVFRMAPLQHHFELKGWSEVLVVVRFWIIQGMCVIVGLGIFYGGWQAAK, from the coding sequence ATGAAGCAGATCCTCTTCTCCGGGACGATCGGGCTCTTCCTGACCCTGATCGGCACCCCCCTGCTGATCAAGCTGCTGGCCAAGAAGGGCTACGGGCAGTTCATCCGCGATGACGGCCCCCGCACCCACGGCAGCAAGAAGGGCACGCCCACCATGGGCGGCATCTCCTTCATCCTGGCCACGATCATCGCCTACGCCCTGACGAAGGTGATCACCTCCAGCGACCCGACCTTCTCGGGCGTGCTGGTGCTCTTCCTCTTCGCGGGCATGGGCCTGGTCGGCTTCCTCGACGACTACATCAAGATCGTCAAGCAGCGGTCGCTGGGCCTGCGGGCCAAGGCGAAGATGGCCGGCCAGCTGATCGTCGGCATCGCCTTCGCGGTGCTCTCGCTACAGTTCGCCGACCTGCGGGGCGCCACGCCGGCCTCCGACCGGCTCTCCTTCACCCAGGACTTCGGCTGGCAGATCGGCCCGGTGCTCTTCGTCCTCTGGGCGCTGTTCATGATCCTGGCGATGTCCAACGGCGTGAACCTCACCGACGGCCTCGACGGCCTGGCCACCGGCGCCTCGGTGATGGTCTTCGGTGCATACACCTTCATCGGCATCTGGCAGCACCAGGAGTCCTGCGCCAACCTGATCACCGCCGGACCCGGCTGCTACGAGGTCCGCGACCCGCTCGACCTGGCGGTGGTGGCCTCGGCCCTGATGGGCGCGTGCTTCGGCTTCCTTTGGTGGAACACCTCGCCCGCCAAGATCTTCATGGGCGACACCGGCTCACTGGCGCTGGGCGGCGCGCTCGCCGGCCTGGCGATCTGCTCCCGCACGGAGATGCTGCTGGCGGTCCTGGGCGGTCTGTTCGTCCTGATCACCATGTCCGTGGTCATCCAGGTCGGCTCGTTCCGGATGACCGGCAAGCGGGTCTTCCGGATGGCGCCACTACAGCACCACTTCGAACTCAAGGGGTGGTCCGAGGTCCTTGTGGTGGTCCGGTTCTGGATCATCCAGGGCATGTGCGTGATCGTCGGTCTGGGCATCTTCTACGGCGGCTGGCAGGCGGCGAAGTGA
- the murF gene encoding UDP-N-acetylmuramoyl-tripeptide--D-alanyl-D-alanine ligase, whose translation MISLSLAEIASIVGGQQHDIPDPGREVAGPVVTDSRAVRPGGLFVAFAGERVDGHDFAVGAVEAGAVAVLASRPVGVPAIVVDDVVAALGALARAVVEKLGATVVGLTGSAGKTSTKDLIAQLLQRHGPTVWPEGNLNNEIGLPLTALRADATTRHLVLEMGARGVGHIRYLAGLTPPRIGVVLNVGTAHLGEFGGREQIARAKGELVEALPAAEDGGVAVLNADDPYVRAMASRTKARTILYGESAEAAVRAENVRLNGLGQPAFTLHTPSGCSDVTMRLYGEHHVSNALAAAAVAHELGMPVDEIAAALSEAGTLSRWRMEVTERADGVTVVNDAYNANPESMRAALRALVAMGTAARAKGGRTWAVLGEMAELGEESLAEHDAVGRLVVRLNVSKLVAVGGREAAWLDMGAKNEGSWGEESVHVSDTRAAVDLLRSELRPGDVVLVKASRSVGLERVAAALLDDEGVSGAEGGAASR comes from the coding sequence GTGATCTCCCTGTCCCTCGCCGAGATCGCGAGCATCGTCGGCGGGCAGCAGCACGACATACCGGACCCGGGCCGTGAGGTCGCCGGGCCGGTCGTCACGGACTCCCGGGCGGTCCGCCCGGGTGGCCTGTTCGTTGCGTTCGCCGGTGAGCGGGTGGACGGGCACGACTTCGCGGTCGGCGCCGTGGAAGCCGGCGCGGTGGCCGTCCTCGCGTCCCGCCCGGTCGGCGTCCCGGCGATCGTCGTCGACGACGTCGTCGCAGCTCTGGGCGCCCTCGCCCGGGCCGTCGTGGAGAAGCTGGGCGCCACCGTCGTCGGGCTGACCGGCTCGGCCGGCAAGACCAGCACCAAGGACCTGATCGCCCAGCTGCTCCAGCGGCACGGTCCGACGGTGTGGCCGGAAGGCAACCTCAACAACGAGATCGGCCTGCCGCTCACCGCGCTGCGCGCCGACGCCACCACCCGCCACCTCGTGCTGGAGATGGGTGCCCGCGGCGTCGGCCACATCCGCTACCTCGCCGGGCTGACCCCGCCCCGGATCGGGGTGGTCCTCAACGTCGGCACCGCGCACCTCGGCGAGTTCGGCGGCCGCGAGCAGATCGCCCGGGCCAAGGGCGAGCTGGTCGAGGCGCTGCCCGCGGCCGAGGACGGAGGGGTGGCGGTGCTCAACGCCGACGACCCGTACGTCCGGGCCATGGCGTCCCGCACGAAGGCTCGTACGATCCTCTACGGCGAGTCCGCGGAGGCCGCGGTGCGTGCCGAGAATGTCCGGCTCAACGGTCTCGGACAGCCCGCTTTCACGCTTCACACACCCTCCGGGTGCAGTGATGTGACCATGCGGCTGTACGGTGAGCACCACGTGTCGAACGCGCTCGCCGCGGCCGCCGTCGCCCATGAGTTGGGCATGCCCGTAGACGAGATCGCCGCCGCGCTCTCCGAAGCCGGCACGCTCTCCCGCTGGCGCATGGAGGTCACCGAGCGCGCGGACGGCGTGACGGTCGTCAACGACGCCTACAACGCGAACCCCGAGTCCATGCGAGCGGCGCTGCGTGCGCTGGTCGCCATGGGCACCGCCGCCAGGGCGAAGGGGGGCCGGACGTGGGCGGTGCTCGGTGAGATGGCCGAGCTGGGCGAGGAGTCGCTCGCCGAACACGACGCGGTCGGGCGGCTGGTCGTCCGGCTCAACGTCAGCAAGCTCGTGGCGGTCGGCGGCAGGGAAGCGGCCTGGCTCGACATGGGCGCCAAGAACGAGGGTTCGTGGGGTGAGGAGTCGGTGCACGTGTCCGACACGCGGGCGGCGGTGGACCTGTTGCGCAGCGAGCTGCGACCGGGAGACGTCGTACTGGTGAAGGCGTCCCGGTCGGTGGGCCTGGAGCGGGTGGCCGCGGCATTGCTGGACGACGAGGGCGTGTCCGGCGCTGAGGGCGGAGCCGCGTCCCGATGA
- a CDS encoding UDP-N-acetylmuramoyl-L-alanyl-D-glutamate--2,6-diaminopimelate ligase — MTTITPDGPQLPGDGPPEKPSLRPGPVLPGTLTAVSQADQSPKPQHAEKGGPGRYPGAPRPDEVRPTPLADLAQQLAIPLPDGAPGAGTGSTGAADAAQPVVVTGITHDSRAVRPGDVYAALPGARLHGADFVAQAADLGAAAILTDPSGAERAAATGLPVLTVDDPRARMGALAVSIYGAPGDDLLQIGITGTSGKTTTAYLIEGGLRAAAAKESEAGGRRVGGLTGLIGTVESRIGDERLKSERTTPEATDLQALFAVMRERGVGSVAMEVSSHALVLGRVDGCVFDVAVFNNLSPEHMEFHSGMEDYFQAKAQLFTKARSRAGVVNLDDEYGRRLAAGESEVPVTTFSAEGHPDADWRAADVEVGALGSTFTVHGPGGVTLRAASPIAGPFNVSNALAAITALAVAGVDPQTAADGVAAIPGVPGRLERVDAGQPYLAVVDYAHKTDAVESVLRALRKVTTGKVHAVLGCGGDRDRQKRMPMGAAVARLADTAVLTSDNPRSEDPLAILATMLAGAAEVPVHERGTVLVEEDRAAAIAAAVARAEPGDTVIVAGKGHEQGQDIAGVVRPFDDRQVLRAAIESAMASQPSQQSQQPNHQG; from the coding sequence GTGACGACGATCACCCCCGACGGCCCGCAGCTGCCCGGCGACGGCCCCCCGGAGAAGCCCTCACTTCGCCCCGGGCCCGTTCTGCCCGGTACGCTCACCGCCGTGTCACAAGCTGATCAGTCCCCGAAACCCCAGCACGCGGAGAAGGGCGGCCCCGGCAGATATCCGGGTGCGCCGCGCCCCGACGAGGTCCGCCCCACCCCCTTGGCCGACCTCGCCCAGCAGCTGGCGATCCCGCTCCCGGACGGAGCCCCCGGTGCGGGCACCGGCTCCACCGGAGCGGCTGACGCCGCGCAGCCCGTCGTGGTCACCGGCATCACCCACGACTCCCGGGCGGTGCGGCCCGGTGACGTCTACGCCGCGCTGCCCGGTGCCCGTCTGCACGGCGCCGACTTCGTCGCCCAGGCCGCCGACCTCGGCGCCGCCGCGATCCTGACCGACCCGTCGGGCGCCGAGCGGGCCGCCGCGACCGGCCTGCCGGTCCTCACCGTCGACGACCCGCGCGCCCGGATGGGCGCCCTGGCCGTCTCGATCTACGGGGCACCGGGCGACGACCTCCTCCAGATCGGCATCACCGGCACCTCCGGCAAGACCACCACCGCGTACCTCATCGAGGGCGGTCTGCGGGCCGCGGCCGCCAAGGAGAGCGAGGCCGGCGGGCGACGGGTGGGCGGACTGACCGGACTGATCGGCACGGTCGAGTCGCGGATCGGCGACGAGCGCCTGAAGTCCGAGCGGACCACCCCCGAGGCCACCGACCTTCAGGCGCTGTTCGCGGTGATGCGCGAGCGCGGCGTCGGCTCGGTCGCCATGGAGGTCTCCAGCCACGCGCTGGTCCTCGGCCGGGTCGACGGCTGCGTCTTCGACGTCGCGGTCTTCAACAACCTCAGCCCGGAGCACATGGAGTTCCACTCCGGCATGGAGGACTACTTCCAGGCCAAGGCGCAGCTGTTCACCAAGGCGCGCAGCCGGGCCGGCGTGGTCAACCTCGACGACGAGTACGGCCGCCGGCTGGCCGCCGGCGAGTCCGAGGTCCCGGTCACCACGTTCTCCGCCGAGGGCCACCCGGACGCGGACTGGCGCGCCGCCGACGTCGAGGTCGGCGCGCTCGGCTCGACCTTCACCGTGCACGGCCCCGGAGGCGTGACGCTGCGCGCCGCCTCACCGATCGCCGGCCCGTTCAACGTCTCCAACGCACTCGCCGCCATCACGGCCCTGGCCGTCGCGGGCGTGGACCCGCAGACCGCGGCCGACGGCGTCGCCGCGATCCCCGGCGTCCCCGGCCGCCTGGAGCGCGTGGACGCCGGCCAGCCCTATCTGGCGGTCGTCGACTACGCCCACAAGACCGACGCCGTCGAATCGGTTCTGCGCGCCCTGCGCAAGGTCACCACCGGCAAGGTGCACGCCGTCCTCGGGTGCGGCGGCGACCGGGACCGGCAGAAGCGGATGCCGATGGGCGCCGCGGTCGCCCGGCTGGCCGACACCGCCGTGCTGACCTCCGACAACCCCCGCTCCGAGGACCCGCTCGCGATCCTCGCCACCATGCTCGCGGGCGCCGCCGAGGTGCCCGTCCACGAGCGCGGCACCGTCCTGGTCGAGGAGGACCGGGCCGCCGCCATCGCCGCCGCCGTCGCCCGCGCCGAGCCCGGGGACACCGTGATCGTCGCGGGCAAGGGCCACGAACAGGGTCAGGACATCGCCGGAGTGGTACGCCCCTTCGACGACCGTCAGGTGCTGCGCGCCGCGATCGAGTCCGCCATGGCATCGCAGCCGTCGCAGCAGTCACAGCAGCCGAACCACCAGGGATGA